The Deltaproteobacteria bacterium sequence CTTGCCGATGTCGAGCGCCGTGCCCATCGCGACTACCGCGTTCGGTTCGCGAAAATCCCGCTCGCGCCTGCCGTGGCCGCCGCGAAACATCGGCTGTGCGAAGAGGTAGCCCATCGTCATGAGCGTGTGCTCGGTCTCGGCGATGGCCGCGGGATTGTGGTACACAGCGGCAGCGTCGCCGAAGCCCGCCGTGCCCGCGCCTGCGAGCGCGACGTCGTTCGGCAAAATCCCATACATCATCGCCAGATGCCCGACGCCCGCCTCGGCGCCGGAAGCCGCGATGACCAATAAAAGGACAGTGACGAAGATTCCCCGAAATCGCCTGCTTCGCACGCCCGCTCCCACAACCGAGATCGTGAGGCACCATATTCCGGAATCGTGATTTGCGCCACGGGCGACGAGGGCTTTCCGACTGGTTGCCGCCATACCTATCGGCGGAACGCAAACGCCGGGCGACGGTTGGGCCGCCCGGCGATCGCGCATTTCTCAGACTGTGTGATCGCTATTTGGCTTCGACTGGCGCGAACTCGCCGCGCGCGCAGCGGGCTTTGTATCCTGGAATATCGTAGCCGCTGTCACCGATTCCGGCCTGCCAAAAAGAAATGTTCCATGCTGTGTCCGATAGAGTGCTTGGGGGTGGCGTCGAGGACGACCAATAATTTCCGCATTCGCCTTCCAACTCGCTCGGCCAGTAGCACCCGTCTGCCGGACCGTTGCCAACCGCGCAATTCGAGCAGCCGTCTCCCCAGCAATCGTCGACCCATAGACAGTCATCCGTTACGCCGCATGAGCCTCCGAATTGAGTCGACGCACAACCTCGGATCAGGCTGCGCAACTCCGAAATCGTCGGTAGTCGCCAATCGTCGTACCCGCTGCATGCAAGCGTTTCGCAAGCCTCCAGCGCGTCGGGCCAAAAAGCCCAACCCGATTGAAACGGCAACGGTTCGACCAACCACGTTAAACCTGAGGTCGGGTCCGTCCACGTGTCGCACTCGGTCTGCGTGTCGTCATCGGCCAAATCGTCGTCGATGTCGTCGTCGGCATCGTCATCCGTGTCGTCGTCCACGGTGTCATCGTCGCCGTCGTCGTCGTCGTCAGACCCTGAGCCCGTCGAAGGGCATCGTCATCCGAATCGCCGCATGTGGCCACGGCGAGGGTGAGAGCGCTGATCGTGATCAGCCAAAGGACGAGAGGTTTCATCGTGTTCCTCCTTGGGGTTGCCGCCTCACTTCCCGGCAACCGGCTAGAACTCACCCCGCGCGCAGCGGGCGTTGCCGGAAGGTTCGTATATGCCTGCATTTCCGACGCTGCCCTTGCTGAATCTCGCATGCCACGCATTCTCATCGGAAGTGAATTCTTCTCTGGAACTCGACCAGAACGTCCATAAGATTG is a genomic window containing:
- a CDS encoding DUF1566 domain-containing protein, which codes for MDDDTDDDADDDIDDDLADDDTQTECDTWTDPTSGLTWLVEPLPFQSGWAFWPDALEACETLACSGYDDWRLPTISELRSLIRGCASTQFGGSCGVTDDCLWVDDCWGDGCSNCAVGNGPADGCYWPSELEGECGNYWSSSTPPPSTLSDTAWNISFWQAGIGDSGYDIPGYKARCARGEFAPVEAK